In the Glycine max cultivar Williams 82 chromosome 6, Glycine_max_v4.0, whole genome shotgun sequence genome, tattttagcgtaaagaaataaaaaaagaaagcagaAGAACAAAGAAATGGAAGATGATCCTAATACCTCACCTGAAAACGTACGTATATGGGGGTTTAGGCGTTGGCTGTTGCAAATTCTTCTCGaaaactctctctctcactctatCCTTCGTCGCTATTGAAATTCGAAACTCTTCTGCGCGTTCTTCCTCCTTTTATACTATCCTGTTTCAAACGGAACGGTTTAAACACTTCGCGGGGTTTTTTTATACTATCCTGTttcaattttaatgaaatttaaaattttattttaaaatatttatttaaaacttaaaattttaatattaaataaaaataaatattagtcattttttaaatatttaaaataattttcatgctagataatatttaataataaaaaaagtaaacaaactTCCGCGCAAAGttgatatttaataataaaagagtAAATGATCCATTTAGCACATCCTTCTTTATGGCCACCATGACGATCTTCTCTCGACGATCTTCTCTCCTTCAACCATCGTTGTGCCCACACCTACCACAAGCCAGGATTGATATTTCCTCGTGGCAAATCGTTGGAGCCAACACCATGGTTTCAGATCAGGTGGTTATCAACGACTTTGTGGGTCTCTTCATCACCACCATAAATATTCATCGTCTTCGTCAGAGCAACAACACCTCCCTGCATGGCTCTTGGTTCGCTTAAATACGGGCTAGGGTTCAGGTGCTTTAGGCTTTGGGTTGGGCTTCTGATTCGATTCCCGACTAGGGTTCAACATGAAGGTTCGAGGTGGCGACGTGAAACGTGTGAGAGAGAACAAAGGGCTACCGTGTGAGAggagagaatttaaaattcttaccAATTAGGTGGAATTTCAATTCCTACTATTTTAGtctattaaaattcttttaaaaattgatgtaaatttaaattttttaaaatcctacATCCAAACAAATGACTTATTATATGAATATTTCAAAttcactaaattaaaattttaacacttCTACTCTATgtacttttttattaatatttatcattttagtatttattatcAAGTAACAACATTATTTCAAGtgaaatgaaacaaatttttgATGATCCGTTTGgtgggagaaaaaaataagtgacaaatatgatgaatgaaaataagaaaaataattaaaaataagtgagaaaaaagcaaaaatatatatgatcggtttaaataaacattaataaaaataggattaataaaaataggaaaaagaatAAGTAAATGCTTCCTTTAAATTTTTCTCGACTCTCATTTTTCTTCTACTAAACACATTCACCTTTTATTCacctatttcttttttcacGATATTTGTCCTTCatgaaacaaaagatatggATAATAGTGTCACAGATTAAAACTTCAATACAaccattatatataataaaaaaataataaaacaataaggATAAACTATATAAATTTAGAAATATACATTATCTTGATAGTCACAAAATCTCACGTCACTTAAGAATCAAGACCACAAGCCTTATAAACATCCTCTCCTCTCTAACCACCTTCAGATTTGAGGATGGAACACATTCAtcaaattttcataaataatcaaTCCATACGAAATAACCAAATAAATCAATGCTTTCACGTAGAACAGACTTGTGTCTTTTACcctgtctttaaaaaaaatgtatgtttgtttcttttaaagCATTCTAGGTTTATACATATCTTTCATTTGATGTCCCCTGTATTCGAATGTTAACCATATGCAACTATAGTCAAGATTGGAATTGTGCGGCTAAACTTTCTTGCAAATTACAACATCCATCGTGGACTAAAACTCTCAAGTGTTGAGAAAACACCCTTATTATCAATGATCTGTTTGTAATGCAAGTATTTTCTTGTGGGTTAAATTAAAtgtaaggaagaagaaaaaagctaCAATGAACCAATAACAACAATGATAGTCTTTTCCCACTAGAAAAACGTGCTACTGGGAGCCATTGTCACTAATTCCAAAGTAAGCCTCTTGATGCTTTCTGGATTGACCGCTCAGCACAGGAAACCAAATCTTTCATAGCATCATTTTTATTCTGTAGCCTAGCCGCCTTGTACTTATCTTGACACACCCTCAGAGATCTATTCAACCTCTCCTGCACCAAGTTGAAAATACGGTCAGAGTCAACATTATCAATGATGGATGGCGGAAGGCCAAAATTCCGCCATCACCATGGCAGCCTATGGCACCACCATAGTGGACCTCCCTTCACAAATTACCTACGGTGGTAGGCAAAAAATCTGCCATGCCATTCAGTCATGGCAGCTATGGCGCCACCATTCAACAACAATGTGTCAGACCAAAGAGGGAGGTACTAAATGTCAATGCTTCCAGGAAATAGAACATGCTGTGGATGTCAGATACTAAATTCATACAGAATATACAAATAATTTGGGCCATCAACTAGCAGAGCAGATAATCTAAGCAGCTTGAATTTGCACCTAGTTATCCATGACTTGCTATCAGCTTTCATGCAATGTAGAAATTTCAAATGCAGACAAGGACAGAGTCatcattcaataaataaataagagtaaATGACTCTGGCAGATATTAAAACAAATGATGAGGGGGGCATTGACAACTGTAAGAGTCTTGGTTTTTCTATAATATAGACAGGGGTGCTCCCCCCCCACCCAACCTTCTTGAAGCCTTTTGGTtgcataaaatgaaattattatgtTCCTCATATTTCATAAGACTCaccttaataattttatacacacttaaaaatttaaattagaaagaACAGATGATGAAACTGAAAACATGATGACAGAACTATGGGTTACCTGAAACTGTGCCATCTCCAATGTATGTTGCAGATTAGAAAGAACACTGCACTTTTCGACACAACTGCTTATTTCTTCCTGGCTTTTGCTTCTATCAAAGCACTCATATGCAcacttaaaatatgttttctgcAATTATCCAATCTAACAATCAACTACATGGAATTGGATGTCTGCTTTATCAAACAAGCACATTACCACATATACCAATTGTATGCAAAACTAATATGGGtatataataaatcaatgtgGTGGAAAGGAAAATACAGGACTTAAGGTACTGAAAGTCAAAACCTTTaatacctaaaaatataaaatctatgTCATGTAATAATTTGCATTTATGACTTATAAGACCAGACGAATGGTAAAATAATTGAACTAAAACCAGAAATGAAGAAACAATGTGAGACAAAAATCAGCTGGCCAAAGGGGATACAACTTTCTGGGCTCAATTCTTATACAACTTCTGTCATCAAGGCATGATACCATCCAATCTTCTAAGGAAACATTAAGTACTGGAAACAATAGTATAAGCAAACACTAAATTACTTGTTACAGAAAAGGACTGGAAAAAACCTGGACTATATAATGTAAATGGCTTTGGACAGGGACAAAATTAGTTTGAGCAGCCACATTTACTTCTTCAAGTTTCTGCCTCATTCTCTGTGAAGCAAGTTGCTCTTCATGTGCTGCAAAGTGATCCATCTGATACTGACTGTCAACAATGAGATCTGCACCCTTAGTTTTGGTGATAACAAACTACTAGATCCGGTTATATTTGCTGCTTAAAAGGGTTTCCTAAGATATCgctattgaattgaattgaaactCTGCTTcggcatttttttaaaacttagaaCTCGTTAAAGAAacctattattactattattattattatttttcaagaaaatatattatttctccAAATATAGAAATGTTATTTTGCACCAAAATCTATACagtaattttattcatataacTTGTGTAGTTATTTTGATTTGAGTGAGATGTTTTTGTGTTAATTAGAGTGTTTTTGTCAggtaaaaaagaatatttatcccgataaaaatgaataaattatctttttagtttatgaacttttaatttttttttaatccctgAATTTTTTAAGTCTGTTTTTATAGTTTCTTTgactgttttttctttcttacttttagtcctttaatttttttattcattttttattattacaaaaattaggAGGAATAGATGGCCCTCAGGTCCAAAAGCCTTGAGGCTTAAAAAACACTTACTATCTTGCTCTTAACCAATCCTTtggggttaattttttttcattcttactttaaatttattttaaggaatcatattaaattcgataaatataattaattaagtcattaaatttgattagatataatttaaaacaactataaaatttatgtttttatcaatGCCTCACCTTAGTTCAAGTCTATTTTACATAGATATTTAGATTtacattgaaataaaatattaaaaacaatggAGGATGCAATCATGAATACGTGTCAATTGTACCCACAAtaaattctttttacttaatcatctttaataaaaaaataatttaccccataaaaaataggtattatcctacaagacaatttttttttaaatgaaggaaaaaagttataaaagataaaagaaaaaaatactttgaaaatattatacgaagtagttataatttatagaaacttaagtattttataacttttttcatgtgtattttataaaaaatttatatctttttctattaaaaagtaAACTAATGTCAATACATAATAATTTGTTCATTCATTTCTatccttaattttaattaaaataatatattataaattattttaaatttaacttcatatttataaaatcattaattttgattattatttcttgaaatatattttaaattaattaatttaacaaaattagcaTAAGTAGTAATGcaatatttaatattacttcttattattaaaattatcaagattaataattaattattaaggatttataataaataacattaattgagaaatttaataattcattaGTTAGATCCGTTAAATTTAAATACTGTGAATCAACAATTATTGTAAAGTAGAAGTTAGGATCCACAACTAATATTTGGTCAAGTCTCGtttcctatatatataaatataaatagataGCTATAGATGTTTCCCTTCTTTCTCTACACTTTGATCCGTACCATTTGGTTGCATGGCTTCCAAACCTCGCAGTGTAGAAGAGATCTTCA is a window encoding:
- the LOC106794182 gene encoding uncharacterized protein, producing the protein MDHFAAHEEQLASQRMRQKLEEVNVAAQTNFVPVQSHLHYIVQKTYFKCAYECFDRSKSQEEISSCVEKCSVLSNLQHTLEMAQFQERLNRSLRVCQDKYKAARLQNKNDAMKDLVSCAERSIQKASRGLLWN